In Campylobacter suis, the following proteins share a genomic window:
- the ilvA gene encoding threonine ammonia-lyase, with protein sequence MVSLNKIIQAKITTGHFINKTPLAFSQRLSDMSGAKIYLKEENLQRTGAYKIRGAYNKIANLTPEQSKNGVVAASAGNHAQGVAISAREFGVKATIVMPESTPLLKVSGTKDLGAEVILKGNNFDEAYEFATEYAKDHNMCFVHPFDDEFVQAGQGTVALEMLDEISDFDIVVVPVGGGGLVSGVGSCVKQVNPNIKVVAVGAKGAPAMFNSYNAKKSINSKSIRTIADGIAVRDASEITLANILECVDEFIQVDDEEIATAILFLVEKQKIVVEGAGAAGVAALMHNKIKHKKDAKIGIVLSGGNIDVQMLSIIIEKGLIKSSRKMIIRVTLIDKPGALLSLTDSLKRANANIVKIDYDRFSTELDYGDANITITLETKGKEHQEQVANSLKESGFEFKQIF encoded by the coding sequence ATGGTATCACTAAATAAAATCATTCAAGCAAAAATAACCACTGGACATTTTATTAACAAAACTCCACTTGCTTTTTCGCAGCGTCTTAGTGATATGAGCGGTGCAAAAATTTATTTAAAAGAAGAAAATTTACAACGAACTGGAGCATATAAAATCAGAGGTGCTTATAATAAGATAGCAAATCTAACCCCAGAGCAGAGTAAAAATGGTGTGGTTGCTGCAAGTGCTGGTAATCACGCTCAAGGAGTTGCTATCAGTGCTAGAGAATTTGGAGTAAAGGCAACAATAGTAATGCCTGAGTCAACACCCCTTTTAAAAGTTTCTGGTACAAAAGACCTTGGAGCTGAAGTTATTTTAAAAGGAAATAACTTTGATGAAGCTTACGAGTTTGCGACTGAGTATGCAAAAGATCATAATATGTGCTTTGTTCATCCTTTTGATGATGAATTTGTGCAGGCTGGTCAAGGAACAGTTGCTCTTGAGATGTTAGATGAGATAAGTGATTTTGACATTGTTGTTGTCCCAGTTGGTGGTGGCGGTCTTGTAAGTGGTGTTGGAAGTTGCGTAAAGCAAGTTAATCCAAATATAAAAGTTGTTGCAGTTGGGGCAAAAGGTGCGCCAGCCATGTTTAATAGCTATAACGCCAAAAAGAGTATAAATTCAAAGTCTATTCGAACTATTGCTGATGGCATAGCTGTTCGCGATGCAAGCGAGATAACTTTGGCAAATATACTTGAATGTGTCGATGAGTTTATTCAAGTTGATGATGAAGAGATAGCAACTGCGATACTTTTTTTGGTTGAAAAGCAAAAGATAGTTGTTGAAGGTGCTGGTGCTGCTGGTGTTGCAGCCTTAATGCATAATAAGATAAAACATAAAAAAGATGCCAAAATAGGCATAGTTTTAAGTGGTGGCAATATCGATGTGCAGATGTTAAGCATTATTATTGAAAAAGGTCTTATAAAGTCATCTCGTAAAATGATAATCAGAGTAACGCTAATCGATAAACCAGGTGCACTTTTAAGCCTCACTGACTCTCTTAAAAGAGCAAATGCAAATATTGTTAAGATAGACTACGACCGTTTTTCTACTGAGCTTGACTATGGCGATGCAAATATAACTATAACTCTTGAAACAAAAGGTAAAGAGCATCAAGAGCAGGTCGCCAATTCTTTAAAAGAGTCTGGTTTTGAGTTTAAACAAATTTTTTAA
- the trmA gene encoding tRNA (uridine(54)-C5)-methyltransferase TrmA yields the protein MNCTHFDECGSCVLGGSYEEQKALKIDKISSDFAEFYDGKLEFFASSEKNYRIRAEFGIWHDRYDIYYTMHAKQKGCKIFINECPKVAKPIAKLMPDVLKNLQSNEMLKTRLFGVEFLACTSGVLLTLLYHKKLDENFQNELKVFASKLNITALARSRGQKILSDELSLIDELEIDKKIYKLSLSENAFTQPNKAVNEKMISWARSCVQNSSDLLELYCGHGNFTIPLSSCFTRVLATEISKSSILNATKNCELNDINNVLFLRMSADELMSAFKKEREFNRLKGLDLFSYNFSHILVDPPRAGLEDSVINFIKKYENIIYISCNPQTLKDNLRELSATHEIVKFAIFDQFAHTNHIECGVLLRAKRAF from the coding sequence TTGAATTGTACCCATTTTGATGAATGCGGTAGTTGCGTTCTTGGTGGAAGTTATGAGGAGCAAAAAGCTTTAAAGATAGATAAAATTTCATCTGATTTTGCTGAGTTTTATGATGGCAAACTGGAGTTTTTTGCTTCAAGCGAGAAAAATTACCGTATAAGGGCTGAGTTTGGCATTTGGCATGATAGATATGATATTTATTATACTATGCATGCTAAGCAAAAAGGTTGTAAAATTTTTATAAATGAGTGCCCAAAGGTTGCAAAACCTATAGCAAAGTTAATGCCAGATGTTCTTAAAAATTTGCAAAGTAATGAGATGCTAAAAACTAGACTTTTTGGAGTTGAGTTTTTAGCCTGTACAAGCGGAGTTTTGCTAACTTTGCTATATCATAAAAAACTTGATGAAAATTTTCAAAATGAACTAAAAGTTTTTGCTAGCAAGCTCAATATCACCGCTCTTGCTCGTTCTCGTGGGCAAAAAATTTTAAGTGATGAGCTTAGTCTTATCGATGAGCTGGAAATTGATAAAAAAATATACAAGCTTAGCCTTAGTGAAAATGCTTTTACTCAGCCAAATAAAGCTGTAAATGAAAAGATGATAAGCTGGGCAAGGAGCTGTGTGCAAAACTCCAGTGATTTGCTTGAACTTTACTGTGGACACGGAAATTTTACCATCCCGCTTAGCTCTTGTTTTACTCGTGTTTTGGCTACTGAGATTTCAAAAAGTTCAATCCTAAATGCGACAAAAAACTGTGAATTAAACGATATAAACAATGTTTTATTTTTAAGAATGAGTGCAGATGAGTTGATGAGCGCATTTAAAAAAGAGCGTGAGTTTAATCGCTTAAAAGGACTTGATCTTTTTTCTTATAACTTCTCGCATATCCTAGTTGATCCGCCACGCGCTGGACTTGAAGATAGTGTTATAAATTTTATAAAAAAATATGAAAACATCATCTATATATCATGCAACCCACAAACACTAAAAGATAATCTAAGAGAGCTAAGTGCGACACATGAGATAGTAAAATTTGCTATTTTTGATCAGTTTGCACATACAAATCACATAGAGTGCGGTGTTTTGCTAAGGGCAAAAAGAGCTTTTTGA